CTGAAACGCAATGAGAATAAGGGCATCACCAGTTTCGCGGAAAAGCCTAAAGATGAGAAAGTGCTTGAAGCCATGGTCAGCGAGCCGAATTCCGATAAACCTTATTTCGGTTCCATGGGAATTTACCTGTTCAACATCGACGTATTGTCGGATCTCCTGGAGAATTCCAGTTACGAAGACTTCGGCAAGCACGTCATTCCGGCCGCTATCGAGAAATATAATGTATACGGCTATGAATACACCGGTTTCTGGGCGGACATCGGCACCATTCGCGCATTCTTTGAGACCAACCTGGCTATCGCCAGTAAAAACCCGCCTTTCTCGCTGATCGACGAGGGCTGCACCATGATCTTTGGGGGCTCTTCCAGCGCTGTGGCCATTGAGGCCTGCGACGTCTGCCAGAAGAACGACGTCCTGTTTTTCGGTACCCTGACCTATTCCACGGCCACGACCCTTGAATACGGGCGCCGGAATTGTTTCCGGGAGTGCAACGATTCTCGGATGTCGGCCCGAGTCCTGGCCGATTGGCTGAACTCCCGGTTTTCAGGCAAACGCTATTTTTACATCACCTCGGACTATACCTGGGGCTGGACCACGGAGGAGAGCGTCCGGGAAGTGACCGGGACTCGGGACCGGGAGGCCCATCCCGGAATTTTGACCTCCTTGGGCACACTCGATTTTACCGAAGTCCTGGCCAAGGCCGGGGATGCCCGGCCCGAGGTCCTTGTACTGTCCCTGTTTGGCAAGGATCTGTCCACGGCTCTGATTGAGGCCAGAGCCATGGGCCTGGGGAAAAGCGCCCAGATCGTGGTCCCCAATCTAACCTTGGGCATGGCCGAGCGCGCCGGGGCCGAGGCCATGGAAGGGGTGGTCGGGACCATGCCCTGGAACTGGAAGATTCCCTACGAGTTCGGGTTCCAGCAAGGTCAGGTTTTTGTGGAGGAGTTCGTTCGCCGGTTCCGTCGCTATCCGAGCACCTCCGGGGCTAGTGCATACGCCATCGTTCACGAGTACGCATCAGCTGTGGAGCGGGCAGGGACCCTGGAGGTATCGGCCGTAATCGATGCCCTTGAAGATCACCGATATACGCTTTTGAAGGATGAACAGGTCTGGAGATCCCTGGATCACCAGTCGGTCCAGACGGTCTATCTGGTCCGGGGGAACGAATTGAGTCGGGTCTTCGAAGACGCCCACAAACAGGATTACTTCTCGATCATTGGCTTCAGGCCTGGGGAGGAAACCGTCATCACCCCGGACGAATGGAAGGCACGTCGAGTCTCACACGGTCTTTCGCCTTTCCTCGAAGAAAGGGAGGGGGCGATGCCGTGACTAGATTGCCGTTCCAAAAAATCAAGGCTAACGGCTTGGGAAGGTTCGGTTTGCCCCAGACCACCCTCTGGAGATTCATTTTGGCCACCGGCACCATCGGCCTGATCGTCATTCTCGGGATGATGATCCTGGCTGTGTGGATCGGCAGAAGTCTGGTGCACGAACTCCACTCGGACAAGGGATATACGGTGCTGCGCAATGCCGTTGAACTCATTGCCGCCTCGGAGATGGCCGTGGAGAATTCCAGAGTCAGTCATTTTCAGAACCGCAAGGAGACGTTGGGAAGGATCAATTCCTATACAATCGGCGTGCTCGAGACATTTTTGACCGAGGCCGAAACTGGGCGCATGTCCAACGAGGAGGCCAGAAAAAAGGCCCTGGCCCTGCTGAATTCGGTGGTCGGGCAAGGGACGATCCCCGGATTCGTCATCGACCAGACTTTTCGCCTCGTCGTTCACCCGAATCCGGTTTTTCGCGGTGATTCGGTACTTTTCTTCAGAGACGAAGAAGGCAACCAAGTCTTTCGAATTCTGGTTGAGGATGCCAGAACGAGCGATTCCGGGCGGCAGGTGTTCTCCTTCTACCCTTGGTTTAATCCCGAGACCCTCCGGCAGGAGACCAAGCTGGCCGTGGCCGAGTATTTCAAACCCTGGGATCTGGTCGTTTGCGCTGACGTCTTCATGAACGACGTTGTGGATGAACTGGCTCGGATCCGCCAAGCCGGCCTCAACGAACTCCGGGCCAGAATTGCCGAAATTACCATCGGTCGGACCGGATATGTGTTTTTTTTCGACGAGGAATGCAGGATGATCGGTCATCCGACCCTGGCCGGGGAAAACATCACCGGTCTTGATGAATCCGAAGTCGGACGAAGCATCTGCGAAGAGTTCAAAAAGGCCGCGGAACGGCCTTGGGGCGAGAATACCCTTGTCTATGACTGGAATTCCCCCTTCGAAAAGGACATGAATGCCTCGTCCGTGATCTCCTGGTGCACCCGTGAGCCGGTCACCGGTTGGTACGTCGGAGCCGCGGTCCATCTGGAGGAGCTGGACGAGACCCTGCCCAGATTCGCCATGAGCATCTTTCTCCCTTCCCTGGCTGCCATCCTGCTTTTGTGCGCAGCCTTGGCCCTTCTCCTGCGCAATCTTCTCCGCCCGGTACAGGCCCTGACCACAGTCTGCAACGAGGTCATGCACGGCAACCTCAACGTGTCGGCTCCCAAGGATGCCCATGGGGAAATGGGATTTCTGTGCTGGAATTTCAACATGATGATCCGGCGTTTGAGCGCCTTGCGCAAGAAGGACGAGCAGCGACGCTTGGATCTGGAGGTTCTGAACAAAGACCTCGAGCGGATGGTTGAAGCCCGGACAAGCGCCCTGCGGCGGGAGGCGGCCAAACTCCGCCAGGCCAACCAGCGGCTCAAGGAACTGGATGATCTGAAGTCCTCCTTTTTGTCCTCGGTCTCCCACGAACTCAGGACGCCCCTGACCTCGATCCTGGGCTTTGCCTCCCTGATCAAACGGGATTTTATCCGACAATTTTTGCCCCTGTCCGAGGATAGCCCGAAACTTGCCGAACGGGGGACAAGGATTGTCAAGAACCTCGAGATCATTGAGCAGGGGGGATGGAGGCTGACCAGGCTCATCAACGATCTCCTGGATCTGAACAAGATCGAGTCAGGTCGGATGGACTGGCGAGACTCGGTCGTTCGGGCCGGGGAACTGCTCAGGCGGGCCTTGCAGGCGGCCTCTGGCGAGTTCATCGACAATCCAAATGTTGAGCTGCGTTTGAACATTGCCGAGGATCTGCCCGAAATCCGCGTCGATGTGGACAGGCTGGAGCAGGTTATGATCAATTTGTTGTCCAATGCGGCCAAATTTACGGAAAAGGGCTCGGTCGAGGTTCTGGCCCATCGAGAAGGCGAAAACCTCCGGGTCGAAGTCCGTGACACTGGAGATGGCATTCCCGGGGATCAGTTGGAGGACATCTTCGAGCGTTTCCAGCAGGCCAGGACTGACTCCGTCAAGGGCAAGCCCAAGGGGACCGGACTGGGCCTGACCATTTCCCGGCAGATCATCGAACACTACGGGGGACGGATTTGGGCCGAATCGACCCCCGGCCTCGGGAGTGTCTTTGTTTTCACCCTACCTCTTTCACAAGTCGGCATACCAGGAGCAGACAGGTCCGATCGCTCGGAGGTCACATGAAAGCCCGTAAGAATGCGATCTGTTTCGCGACGGCCCTGATCCTCGCCGTCCTCGGTCTGGCCATGTCCGTATGTTCCGGTCAGGCCGAAAACACCCCCAAGACCATTCTCCTGGCCATTGTCACCGTGCCGGGCTCGGCTCAGGACGTCACGGCCTCCAAGTTCAAGGAATTGATCGAGGAGCGTTCCGGCAATCGGTTTATGGTGGAGATCAGCCGGGCTGGAGCCCTGGGCTCTGAGACGGAAATTCTGGAAAAGATTCGGTTGAACGTGGTCCAGATGGCCGTGATTACCACCGAGCCCATGGAGGCCTTTGTGCCCGAGGCCGGTTTGGTCGGCTTTCCGTTTCTGTTTAAGAGCAATGAGCAGGCCGATCGGATCCTGGATGGGCCTCTGGGTCGAGAGATACTCGACAGTCTTGCTCGGGCCGGATTCAAGGGCCTGCACTTTTCCGAAAACGGGTTCCGGCATCTGACCAATGATGTCCGGCCGGTGACGGGTCTGGCGGACGTGTCGGGGCTGCGCATCCGGGTCATGGAGAGTTCGCTTCACCGGGATTTGTGGACGTTGCTGGGGGCCAAGCCACTGCCCTTGCCC
This portion of the Deltaproteobacteria bacterium genome encodes:
- a CDS encoding HAMP domain-containing protein codes for the protein MEGTSSLTRSFAFPRRKGGGDAVTRLPFQKIKANGLGRFGLPQTTLWRFILATGTIGLIVILGMMILAVWIGRSLVHELHSDKGYTVLRNAVELIAASEMAVENSRVSHFQNRKETLGRINSYTIGVLETFLTEAETGRMSNEEARKKALALLNSVVGQGTIPGFVIDQTFRLVVHPNPVFRGDSVLFFRDEEGNQVFRILVEDARTSDSGRQVFSFYPWFNPETLRQETKLAVAEYFKPWDLVVCADVFMNDVVDELARIRQAGLNELRARIAEITIGRTGYVFFFDEECRMIGHPTLAGENITGLDESEVGRSICEEFKKAAERPWGENTLVYDWNSPFEKDMNASSVISWCTREPVTGWYVGAAVHLEELDETLPRFAMSIFLPSLAAILLLCAALALLLRNLLRPVQALTTVCNEVMHGNLNVSAPKDAHGEMGFLCWNFNMMIRRLSALRKKDEQRRLDLEVLNKDLERMVEARTSALRREAAKLRQANQRLKELDDLKSSFLSSVSHELRTPLTSILGFASLIKRDFIRQFLPLSEDSPKLAERGTRIVKNLEIIEQGGWRLTRLINDLLDLNKIESGRMDWRDSVVRAGELLRRALQAASGEFIDNPNVELRLNIAEDLPEIRVDVDRLEQVMINLLSNAAKFTEKGSVEVLAHREGENLRVEVRDTGDGIPGDQLEDIFERFQQARTDSVKGKPKGTGLGLTISRQIIEHYGGRIWAESTPGLGSVFVFTLPLSQVGIPGADRSDRSEVT
- a CDS encoding TRAP transporter substrate-binding protein, yielding MKARKNAICFATALILAVLGLAMSVCSGQAENTPKTILLAIVTVPGSAQDVTASKFKELIEERSGNRFMVEISRAGALGSETEILEKIRLNVVQMAVITTEPMEAFVPEAGLVGFPFLFKSNEQADRILDGPLGREILDSLARAGFKGLHFSENGFRHLTNDVRPVTGLADVSGLRIRVMESSLHRDLWTLLGAKPLPLPWPIDEALEAGLVDGQENPLWVPWVYRFDRFQRYLSLTGHVYSSHVDLAGLSWFDSLPEADQNLVVWCMRDAAVFQRAHNRNNEAAYLAGLKARGMQVVEDPDIGSFRAKASELTELPGYRSARIRNLLDRLLAATQEDPVP